The Aliivibrio fischeri genome contains a region encoding:
- the zwf gene encoding glucose-6-phosphate dehydrogenase — protein MTISDNNTIVIFGASGDLTYRKLIPALYHLYASNQLPSTFSILGVSRTQYDDESYREKMKQSLRELEKTEPEILDAFCHHLHYQALNTSDVDEYSKLVCKLDQLADKYQLEQQNTLFYLATPPSLYGVIPSCLAAHGLNDESNGWKRLIIEKPFGYDLASALELGKQIHQYFEEHQIYRIDHYLGKETVQNLLVLRFSNVMFEPLWNRNFIDYVEITGSEFLGVEERGGYYDGSGAMRDMFQNHLLQVLAMVGMESPSAINADSMRDEIAKVLQSLQPLTEQDLRNNLVLGQYTESEVRGQFLPSYRDEHGVADDSRTETYVGLKMFINNWRWNGVPFYVRTGKRLPTRVTEVVVHFKKTPHPAFAENAPENKLVIRIQPDEGIQMRFGLKEPGSGFNVKDVSMDFHYQSLAETQMLTAYERLLLDALNGDATLFARSDAVNACWKFVQPILDFKQDPQALFGYACGTWGPKEADQLLERDNRKWRFPCKNLTDTDYCEL, from the coding sequence ATGACAATTTCGGACAACAATACCATCGTAATTTTTGGCGCTTCGGGCGATCTCACTTATCGAAAGTTGATCCCGGCTTTATATCATTTGTATGCCAGTAACCAACTTCCTTCTACGTTTTCCATTTTAGGTGTAAGCCGAACTCAATATGATGACGAGTCATATAGAGAAAAAATGAAACAATCATTAAGAGAGTTAGAGAAAACGGAACCTGAAATTTTAGATGCGTTTTGTCATCATTTGCATTACCAAGCACTGAACACATCAGATGTTGATGAATATTCAAAATTGGTGTGTAAATTAGACCAGCTTGCTGATAAATACCAATTAGAACAACAAAATACACTTTTTTACTTGGCAACACCGCCAAGTCTTTATGGTGTGATCCCTTCGTGTTTAGCCGCTCATGGATTAAATGATGAATCTAATGGCTGGAAACGTTTAATCATCGAAAAACCATTTGGTTATGATTTGGCGTCAGCGCTAGAACTTGGTAAACAAATTCATCAATATTTTGAAGAGCATCAAATATATCGTATTGACCATTATCTTGGTAAAGAAACCGTTCAAAACTTATTAGTACTGCGTTTTTCAAATGTAATGTTTGAACCTCTGTGGAACCGTAATTTTATTGATTATGTTGAGATCACAGGCTCTGAGTTTCTTGGAGTAGAAGAGCGTGGTGGTTACTATGATGGCTCAGGGGCAATGCGTGATATGTTCCAAAACCATTTGTTACAAGTATTGGCAATGGTTGGAATGGAATCGCCTTCAGCAATTAATGCAGATTCGATGCGTGATGAGATTGCTAAAGTATTACAAAGCCTACAGCCTCTGACAGAACAAGATCTACGTAATAACCTTGTATTAGGTCAATATACTGAATCTGAAGTAAGAGGGCAGTTTTTACCAAGTTATCGTGATGAACATGGTGTGGCAGATGACTCTCGTACTGAAACTTATGTTGGCTTAAAAATGTTTATCAATAACTGGCGATGGAATGGGGTTCCATTTTATGTCCGTACTGGTAAACGTCTTCCAACCCGTGTAACAGAAGTTGTTGTTCATTTTAAAAAGACGCCGCATCCAGCGTTTGCAGAAAATGCTCCTGAAAATAAATTAGTGATCCGCATTCAGCCTGATGAAGGTATTCAAATGCGTTTCGGCTTGAAAGAGCCAGGTTCAGGCTTTAATGTGAAAGATGTATCAATGGACTTCCATTATCAATCACTGGCAGAAACGCAAATGCTGACAGCTTATGAACGTTTGTTATTAGATGCGTTAAATGGAGATGCTACGTTATTTGCACGAAGTGATGCTGTAAATGCATGTTGGAAATTTGTTCAACCGATACTCGATTTTAAACAAGACCCACAAGCCTTATTTGGCTATGCATGTGGCACTTGGGGACCAAAAGAAGCCGATCAATTATTGGAACGTGATAATAGAAAGTGGCGTTTTCCTTGTAAGAACTTAACAGATACGGATTACTGTGAATTATGA
- the pgl gene encoding 6-phosphogluconolactonase — MINHKIFETPQDVVTTLADELKQLGEQGKPVHISLSGGSTPKMLFSLLASEAYAKNIQWNNLHFWWGDERCVTPTDPESNYGEANELLFSRIDIPLENIHRIEGENEPLEEVNRFSNEMRELIPLENGIPVFDWILLGVGADGHTASLFPNKTDYNDTNLAVIATHPESGQQRVSKTAKVLEAAKRISYLVLGSGKAEIVQEIHTKPVNELPYPAAKIHSALGETEWFLDIDAAARIINK; from the coding sequence ATGATTAACCATAAAATATTTGAAACACCACAAGATGTAGTGACAACGCTAGCGGATGAGCTAAAGCAATTAGGTGAGCAAGGAAAACCTGTTCACATTTCATTATCCGGTGGTAGCACACCAAAGATGCTTTTTTCACTTTTAGCATCAGAGGCTTATGCTAAAAATATTCAATGGAATAATCTTCATTTTTGGTGGGGGGATGAGCGTTGCGTTACTCCTACTGATCCTGAGAGTAATTATGGAGAAGCAAATGAATTATTGTTCTCTCGTATCGATATTCCGTTAGAAAATATTCATCGTATTGAAGGCGAAAATGAACCTTTGGAAGAAGTGAATCGCTTCTCTAATGAGATGAGAGAATTGATTCCGTTAGAAAATGGAATCCCAGTTTTTGATTGGATTTTATTAGGCGTAGGAGCAGATGGTCATACTGCATCATTATTTCCTAATAAGACAGATTATAACGATACAAACTTAGCCGTTATTGCGACTCACCCAGAGTCAGGTCAACAAAGAGTATCGAAGACAGCAAAAGTATTAGAAGCAGCTAAACGTATTAGCTATCTAGTGTTAGGTAGTGGTAAAGCTGAAATTGTTCAAGAAATTCATACTAAACCAGTTAATGAGTTGCCATACCCGGCAGCAAAAATTCACTCAGCATTGGGTGAAACTGAATGGTTTTTAGATATAGATGCAGCGGCTCGCATTATTAATAAATAG
- the gnd gene encoding decarboxylating NADP(+)-dependent phosphogluconate dehydrogenase, translating into MKGDIGVIGLAVMGQNLILNMNDHGYKVVAHNRTAEKVDEFLQGPAKGTNIVGAYSLQELVDKLESPRKIMLMVRAGDVVDSFIDKLVPLLDKGDIIIDGGNTNFPDTNRRVAALKEKGIHFIGSGVSGGEEGARFGPSIMPGGSPEAWPFVKPIFQAISAKTENDEPCCDWVGNDGAGHFVKMVHNGIEYGDMQLITEAYQFMKDGLGMTHDEMQSVFIEWNKTELNSYLVEITSDILGYKDTDGEPLVEKILDTAGQKGTGKWTGINALDMGIPLTLITESVFARCLSSLKDQRVEAEELFGKKESIVEGDKQVWIEALRQALLASKIISYAQGFMLMREASNENGWDLNYGNVALMWRGGCIIRSAFLSNIRDAYDIDPELSFLGSDSYFKGILENSMSAWRKVAAKSMEVGIPMPSMTSALTFLDGYTTARLPANLLQAQRDYFGAHTYERVDKPKGEFFHTNWTGKGGDVSSTTYNS; encoded by the coding sequence ATGAAAGGCGATATTGGCGTAATTGGTCTTGCAGTAATGGGCCAGAACCTAATTCTAAATATGAACGATCACGGTTATAAAGTGGTAGCACATAACCGAACTGCTGAAAAAGTAGATGAGTTCTTACAAGGTCCTGCAAAAGGGACAAATATTGTTGGTGCATATTCGCTTCAAGAGTTAGTCGATAAATTAGAATCACCACGCAAAATTATGTTAATGGTACGAGCTGGTGATGTTGTTGATTCATTTATCGACAAGTTGGTTCCTTTATTAGATAAAGGCGACATCATCATTGATGGTGGTAATACAAATTTCCCAGATACTAACCGTCGTGTTGCTGCGCTGAAAGAGAAAGGAATTCACTTTATTGGTTCTGGTGTTTCTGGTGGTGAAGAAGGCGCACGCTTTGGTCCTTCGATTATGCCTGGCGGTTCACCAGAAGCATGGCCATTTGTTAAACCAATTTTTCAAGCAATCTCAGCAAAAACTGAAAATGATGAGCCTTGTTGTGATTGGGTTGGTAACGATGGTGCTGGCCACTTTGTAAAAATGGTTCATAACGGCATTGAATATGGCGATATGCAGCTTATCACCGAAGCATACCAGTTCATGAAAGACGGCCTTGGTATGACGCATGATGAAATGCAGTCTGTTTTTATTGAGTGGAACAAAACCGAGCTAAATAGTTACTTAGTAGAAATCACTTCAGACATCTTAGGTTATAAAGATACAGATGGTGAACCATTAGTAGAAAAAATTCTTGATACTGCTGGCCAAAAAGGCACAGGTAAGTGGACAGGAATTAATGCATTAGATATGGGGATCCCATTAACGCTAATTACAGAATCTGTATTTGCACGCTGTTTATCATCATTAAAAGATCAACGTGTAGAGGCTGAAGAGTTATTTGGTAAGAAAGAATCAATTGTTGAAGGTGATAAACAAGTTTGGATAGAAGCATTACGCCAAGCACTTTTAGCATCGAAAATCATCTCATATGCACAAGGCTTTATGTTGATGCGTGAAGCGTCAAACGAGAATGGTTGGGATCTAAATTACGGTAACGTGGCATTGATGTGGCGTGGTGGTTGTATTATCCGTTCTGCATTCTTAAGTAATATTCGTGATGCGTACGATATTGATCCTGAACTTTCCTTTTTAGGTTCAGATAGCTACTTCAAAGGTATTCTAGAAAATAGTATGTCTGCATGGAGAAAAGTAGCAGCAAAATCAATGGAAGTAGGGATCCCAATGCCATCAATGACATCAGCATTGACTTTCCTTGATGGTTATACAACCGCTCGTCTTCCTGCAAACTTACTGCAAGCACAACGTGATTATTTTGGTGCTCATACTTACGAGCGTGTAGATAAACCAAAAGGTGAGTTTTTCCATACGAATTGGACAGGTAAAGGCGGTGATGTATCATCGACAACGTATAACTCGTAG
- a CDS encoding DedA family protein, whose product MFDSFISILTALWQQDFTILQNPASMTMIYFCLILFIWLESAFIPAAPLPCDSVVILAGSLAAANVISYPVIVAGLIMAAAIGSQLAFIQGRWLHKFPTIQKWINAVPPHRLQTVDSLLTKHGLIALFVARFIPVVRPLLPLMMGLRMQQAARFHYFAWMSAIIWILLLTGFGYSLSFLPEKLSKYITMALMAAPVITLAIAVCSFISGYCLKKYRRKKIC is encoded by the coding sequence ATGTTTGATTCATTTATTTCGATTCTAACGGCTTTATGGCAACAAGATTTCACAATTCTACAAAACCCAGCAAGTATGACGATGATCTACTTTTGTTTGATTCTATTTATTTGGTTAGAAAGTGCTTTTATTCCAGCTGCACCACTACCTTGCGATAGTGTTGTTATTCTTGCAGGTTCTCTAGCTGCTGCTAATGTAATTAGCTACCCTGTAATTGTTGCCGGTCTTATCATGGCCGCGGCAATTGGTAGTCAATTGGCTTTTATACAAGGTCGTTGGTTACATAAATTTCCAACAATTCAGAAATGGATTAATGCAGTTCCACCACACAGATTACAGACAGTTGACTCTTTGTTAACTAAACATGGGCTAATTGCTCTTTTTGTAGCTCGTTTTATTCCTGTTGTTCGCCCTCTTTTACCGTTAATGATGGGACTACGAATGCAACAAGCAGCTCGCTTCCATTATTTTGCTTGGATGAGCGCTATTATTTGGATTTTATTACTAACTGGTTTCGGTTATTCATTATCATTTTTACCGGAAAAGCTGTCGAAATATATCACCATGGCACTAATGGCAGCACCAGTCATCACACTGGCGATTGCAGTATGTAGTTTTATCAGTGGTTACTGTTTAAAAAAATACCGTCGTAAAAAAATCTGTTAA
- a CDS encoding outer membrane beta-barrel protein, protein MNYSQESGKFAWSLNTGLLFNSKMNNKFQYGAEVSYSTYATNENRFENLKFDYDGYNIAALGVAKYNFNNKWSIFGKAGAAYTVQELTSNVNVFNKKESKVLPKIGLGASYNITDNFAINASFEHIFGDDLAEFTNKPNNHQLSDYTNVGSVSTMYIGMGYSF, encoded by the coding sequence ATGAACTATTCTCAAGAATCAGGAAAGTTTGCTTGGAGCTTGAATACTGGTCTATTATTTAATTCAAAAATGAATAATAAATTTCAATACGGTGCAGAAGTGAGTTATTCGACTTATGCAACAAATGAAAATCGTTTTGAAAATTTGAAGTTTGACTATGATGGCTACAACATTGCTGCATTAGGTGTAGCAAAGTACAACTTCAATAATAAGTGGAGTATTTTTGGTAAAGCGGGTGCAGCTTATACAGTTCAAGAGCTAACAAGTAATGTAAACGTTTTTAATAAAAAAGAATCGAAAGTATTGCCAAAAATCGGTTTAGGTGCATCGTATAACATTACAGATAACTTTGCGATTAACGCTAGCTTCGAGCATATCTTTGGTGATGACTTAGCCGAGTTTACGAATAAACCAAATAACCATCAATTGTCGGACTATACAAATGTAGGATCGGTAAGTACCATGTATATTGGTATGGGTTATTCATTCTAA
- the tcpH gene encoding toxin-coregulated pilus protein TcpH, which translates to MKSQISKTLIVFSVINLLIIIIWHKFYRVDLVGTITINEKQVNYVKYEKYLDSVNVVNTKYSDDIAVPATSTATKYFVDYNLSQGKLYAYDGTNYYILNIYSLGDSCFVTLQAGSGSLKKIGFSCKYNN; encoded by the coding sequence ATGAAAAGTCAAATATCGAAAACATTAATTGTTTTTTCTGTAATTAATTTACTCATAATAATAATATGGCATAAATTTTATCGAGTCGATTTAGTTGGAACAATAACAATAAATGAAAAACAAGTTAACTATGTAAAGTATGAAAAGTATTTAGATTCTGTCAATGTAGTTAATACTAAGTATAGTGATGATATAGCTGTTCCTGCAACAAGTACCGCAACAAAGTATTTTGTCGATTATAATTTATCTCAAGGTAAATTATATGCATATGATGGAACAAATTATTATATTTTAAATATATATTCATTAGGGGACTCTTGTTTTGTAACTCTTCAAGCAGGAAGTGGTAGTCTCAAAAAAATTGGTTTTTCTTGCAAATACAATAATTAA
- a CDS encoding EAL domain-containing protein: MNSTISFLYQPKVQNGSIISVEALLRVPGVTNIESYVSMVTNKPLFDYTIIRKVLSDRREYHENIGYSFPVSINISIQSLESDYFINKTSKLLKNEPNVTLEITENDSYLSLERVKESMGILKSLGVKFSLDDFGKGFSDIEQVLSLDLDEIKVDGSLVNDIENNFYKFRHLKYTLDELEDISNFNIVIERVENKKQVNLIESLGKKVSYQGYFFYKPMNLFDLTIATPEPHKEEKHEPKLLLEKLIYELIKTDNDNKCAQLVNDIHSVDIFNNLGSKVCDSLTITEVKKSILKKYNKIALNPNSPENLFFKSYLNCMSRLVIIRDSEGNALFNNQAHINFMNVDLVGMPLESIYEKFEQYEGCIAIDKELIESKSNFLAVREVVDFDGQTKSYYTFRQKINHYGKTLIITIVYDEDDRDSFPRDALTDCFDRTILNSYYMNQFNMVAFIDMDGFKKINDNFSHKLGDDCLSKFVMYLKHELRKEDLIIRYGGDEF; encoded by the coding sequence TTGAATTCAACAATTTCTTTCTTATATCAACCAAAAGTACAGAATGGAAGTATTATCAGTGTTGAAGCTTTACTAAGAGTTCCTGGTGTTACAAATATTGAGAGCTATGTTTCGATGGTAACAAATAAACCTTTGTTTGATTATACAATAATAAGGAAAGTATTATCAGATAGAAGGGAATATCACGAAAACATTGGTTACTCTTTCCCTGTATCTATAAACATTTCGATACAGAGTTTAGAATCAGATTATTTTATTAATAAAACATCTAAGTTATTGAAAAATGAACCTAATGTAACGTTGGAGATAACTGAAAATGACAGTTATTTATCTTTAGAACGTGTTAAAGAATCGATGGGAATACTTAAATCATTAGGTGTTAAGTTTTCTTTAGATGACTTTGGTAAAGGCTTTTCAGATATTGAACAAGTATTGTCATTAGACCTTGATGAAATCAAAGTGGATGGTTCTTTAGTTAATGATATTGAAAACAATTTTTATAAGTTTAGGCATTTAAAATATACGCTAGATGAATTAGAAGATATCAGTAACTTTAATATTGTTATTGAGCGGGTTGAGAATAAAAAACAAGTTAACTTAATTGAATCCCTTGGAAAAAAAGTATCATACCAAGGATACTTTTTTTATAAACCAATGAATTTATTTGACTTAACAATCGCGACACCAGAACCGCATAAAGAAGAAAAACATGAACCTAAGTTATTGTTAGAAAAATTGATTTATGAGTTGATCAAAACAGATAATGATAATAAGTGCGCACAGTTAGTTAATGATATTCACTCTGTAGATATATTTAATAATCTTGGTTCTAAGGTTTGTGACAGTTTAACTATAACAGAAGTAAAAAAAAGCATACTAAAAAAATACAATAAGATAGCGCTTAACCCGAATAGTCCTGAAAATTTGTTTTTCAAATCATATCTTAATTGTATGAGTCGCTTAGTCATAATCCGAGATTCTGAAGGTAATGCTTTATTCAATAATCAAGCCCATATTAATTTTATGAATGTGGACTTGGTAGGAATGCCTCTAGAAAGCATTTATGAAAAATTTGAACAATACGAAGGCTGTATTGCAATAGATAAGGAGTTGATTGAATCAAAATCCAACTTCTTAGCGGTAAGAGAAGTTGTCGACTTTGATGGGCAAACTAAATCGTATTATACGTTTAGGCAGAAAATTAACCATTATGGAAAAACACTAATAATTACGATTGTTTATGATGAAGATGATAGAGATTCGTTTCCTAGGGATGCCTTAACAGATTGTTTTGATAGAACCATTTTGAACAGCTACTACATGAATCAATTTAACATGGTTGCTTTCATTGATATGGATGGGTTTAAAAAGATTAATGATAACTTCAGTCATAAGCTAGGTGACGACTGTTTAAGCAAATTTGTTATGTATTTAAAACATGAATTAAGAAAGGAAGACCTTATCATTAGATACGGTGGTGATGAATTTTGA
- a CDS encoding sensor domain-containing diguanylate cyclase: MSSIRYKALRLKRIGIVVMLSFIYMSVGYFIFDLSNNLTEERNKTNMRHLLKKYESEILIKVNEYLTLSKVYKYMLFKNDSFISKNDFTSISKNLIEKNKVIKSLQLAPNGTVTYAYPEKGNENVYIDLFADKKRRGDAIYARDNRVSIMSEPLELFQGGIGLIIRTPIFVGKDFNTFWGFSIVILKVNDFLNTLSLPELCDGGYNYKLSVIQKNSNNKIVISESSSDDLVNAVEHEFSVLNQNWLISVGSPGKWINELEYTYKTYILVFFVFALSLITYMFYRLLIKKEKMYELSYIDSLTGLYNRRAFDKDAKKSFKSSILFFCDLNGFKKINDIYGHEVGDQLLIEVSKRMRSFIDSKGTIYRLGGDEFSILLNKNENVDVHVFINELFEMISESLSISDVVINIGISTGYSVYPVDGLILEDLIRIADKRMYQAKFQYKNRNKV, from the coding sequence GTGAGTTCTATTAGATATAAAGCATTAAGACTAAAAAGAATCGGCATTGTAGTGATGCTATCGTTTATTTATATGAGTGTCGGGTATTTTATTTTTGATTTAAGTAATAACCTTACTGAAGAAAGAAATAAGACGAATATGCGACACTTATTGAAAAAATATGAAAGTGAAATTTTAATAAAAGTAAATGAATACTTAACTTTATCAAAGGTTTATAAGTATATGCTTTTTAAGAATGATTCTTTTATATCAAAAAACGACTTCACTTCAATATCTAAGAACTTAATCGAAAAAAACAAAGTAATTAAGAGTTTACAATTAGCGCCTAATGGTACAGTGACATATGCATATCCTGAGAAAGGAAATGAAAACGTGTATATTGATTTGTTTGCAGATAAAAAAAGAAGGGGAGATGCTATTTATGCCAGAGATAATAGAGTAAGTATCATGTCTGAACCACTTGAGCTATTTCAAGGTGGGATTGGACTAATAATTCGGACTCCTATTTTTGTCGGCAAGGATTTTAATACATTTTGGGGTTTTAGCATCGTTATACTTAAGGTAAATGATTTTTTAAATACTTTATCATTACCTGAGTTATGTGATGGTGGATATAACTATAAACTGAGTGTTATACAAAAAAATAGCAATAACAAAATTGTTATTAGTGAATCATCATCTGATGACTTAGTAAATGCAGTTGAACATGAATTTAGTGTTCTTAATCAAAATTGGCTGATATCAGTGGGTTCTCCAGGTAAATGGATTAATGAATTAGAATATACCTACAAAACGTATATTTTAGTTTTCTTTGTCTTTGCTTTATCACTTATAACCTACATGTTTTACCGGTTGTTGATAAAAAAAGAAAAAATGTATGAACTGTCTTATATTGATTCCTTAACAGGCCTTTATAATCGAAGGGCATTTGATAAAGATGCTAAAAAGAGTTTTAAGAGTTCAATTTTGTTTTTCTGTGATTTAAATGGTTTTAAAAAGATCAATGATATTTATGGTCATGAAGTCGGAGACCAACTACTCATTGAAGTATCTAAAAGGATGCGCTCTTTTATCGATAGTAAAGGAACTATATATAGATTAGGCGGTGATGAATTTTCAATACTCTTAAATAAGAATGAAAATGTTGATGTTCATGTATTTATTAATGAGTTATTTGAAATGATATCTGAGTCTTTATCAATTAGTGATGTTGTAATAAATATAGGCATTAGTACAGGTTACAGTGTTTATCCAGTTGATGGCTTAATTCTAGAGGATTTAATCCGTATAGCTGATAAAAGAATGTATCAAGCAAAGTTTCAATATAAAAATAGAAATAAAGTATAA
- a CDS encoding diguanylate cyclase, translating into MKMESSVSIPVYVIGESKSVYGSDINIIHVKSADALLLHEPAICIVSLPPEEQDRTLEYLHSKLQLWNWHVYVLKASKLSSHLSDGVWTPTNVAEQWMLHKAKLALIKDEPLDKLLAWLWLGTERCLKPLCDSSKKELYHYPLITAYIGYKNASNNYLQLETKRGFLKKEYTVDRIRLCPSCNSGHQNYIETCPSCKSVDIEEMVSLHCFTCGHVGKQDHFMQRGKLECPTCLTQLRHIGVDYDRPLESYKCLDCDYSFSESVARVRCLSCTDSNEIDDLITRHISTYKAGDQVKNLMMYGHQSFHQELTLKGLIDEDSFDNLLVWINKLAIRHQHSHILLGIKLAGIEEYSAQFGETKLMQLIDQISNDLNSILRDTDICCQYRSDMILLLMPMTPIDSLPVLQKKIELIAGKIESELVLLNVHIWSLPNVSLQDDAAKWLVDELGTIE; encoded by the coding sequence ATGAAGATGGAAAGTTCAGTGTCTATTCCTGTTTATGTTATCGGTGAATCTAAATCAGTGTATGGAAGTGATATTAATATAATTCATGTTAAGAGTGCTGATGCTCTTTTATTACACGAGCCAGCTATTTGTATTGTGTCATTACCACCTGAAGAACAAGATAGAACATTAGAATATCTGCATTCTAAATTACAGCTATGGAATTGGCATGTATATGTATTAAAAGCGAGTAAGTTAAGCTCTCATCTTTCCGATGGAGTATGGACACCGACTAATGTGGCTGAACAGTGGATGCTACATAAAGCGAAGTTAGCTCTGATAAAAGATGAACCTCTGGATAAACTTCTTGCTTGGCTTTGGTTAGGTACTGAAAGGTGTTTAAAACCATTGTGTGATAGCAGTAAAAAAGAACTTTATCACTACCCTCTGATTACTGCGTACATTGGTTATAAAAATGCGTCCAATAATTATCTTCAATTAGAAACTAAAAGAGGTTTTCTAAAGAAAGAGTATACAGTGGATCGAATTCGATTATGTCCATCGTGCAATAGCGGCCATCAAAACTATATTGAAACATGTCCATCATGTAAGAGTGTCGATATAGAAGAGATGGTTTCTCTACATTGTTTTACTTGCGGGCATGTAGGGAAACAAGACCACTTTATGCAACGTGGGAAATTAGAGTGTCCTACTTGTTTAACACAGTTGCGTCATATTGGAGTGGATTACGACAGGCCGCTTGAAAGCTATAAGTGTTTAGATTGTGATTATAGTTTTTCAGAATCGGTTGCTCGTGTTCGTTGTTTGTCTTGTACCGACAGTAATGAGATTGATGATTTAATCACCCGTCATATAAGTACCTATAAAGCAGGCGATCAAGTAAAAAACTTAATGATGTATGGTCATCAATCTTTTCATCAAGAGTTGACGTTAAAAGGACTTATTGACGAGGATTCGTTTGATAATTTGCTTGTATGGATAAATAAATTGGCAATCCGTCATCAACACTCACATATTTTATTAGGTATAAAGCTCGCAGGTATTGAAGAATATTCTGCTCAATTTGGTGAAACTAAATTGATGCAATTGATTGACCAGATATCAAATGATCTTAACTCAATACTGCGTGATACCGATATTTGCTGCCAGTATCGATCAGATATGATCCTATTATTGATGCCGATGACTCCAATTGACTCATTACCGGTGTTGCAAAAGAAGATTGAACTTATTGCTGGAAAAATTGAGTCAGAGTTAGTGCTTCTGAATGTTCATATATGGTCTTTGCCTAATGTATCCCTTCAGGATGATGCTGCAAAGTGGTTAGTTGATGAGCTTGGTACTATTGAGTAA
- a CDS encoding glycosyltransferase: MSEFEYIFYSIIGMISEDTELIFILFPIMILIEMPLFILVASGVLRWSVNLSELEATSCPSISFIITCYGEGEAISETIDTLVEQVYPNKIEILVVVDGAKQNAETYQAALYGAKKHQHKQMRTVKVIAKWQRGGRVSTLNAGLSEAKNDLVINVDGDTSFDNNMAWEMAKQFSDPNVLASGGALRVRNWDANLLTRMQSLEYMMSMQTGKTGMSNWGVLNNISGAFGAFRIEVIKRVGGWDTHTAEDLDLTMRLKQYKGRHPNSRLAFTPHSVGHTDAPDTLKILLMQRLRWDGDLLFLFLRKHKQGLSPSLLGWGNFVYTLVYGVIQNVVLPLLMALFSLYVCLSYPITFVLSMLLFIYLIYITFIVLTFSIYIGLVSERPKEDIKLSIWLPLYPIYAFFMRLITAFSMVNEITRRSHEESSMAPWWVLKRGKRF, encoded by the coding sequence ATGAGTGAATTTGAATACATTTTTTACTCAATAATAGGGATGATAAGTGAAGATACAGAATTAATATTTATATTATTTCCAATCATGATCTTAATCGAAATGCCTCTATTTATTTTAGTTGCGAGCGGTGTTTTGCGTTGGTCTGTTAACTTATCAGAACTAGAAGCAACGTCATGTCCTTCAATTAGTTTTATTATTACTTGTTATGGAGAAGGGGAAGCCATTAGTGAAACGATCGATACACTTGTTGAGCAGGTTTATCCTAATAAGATAGAAATTTTAGTTGTAGTGGATGGTGCCAAACAAAATGCAGAGACTTATCAAGCAGCCTTATACGGTGCTAAAAAACATCAGCATAAGCAAATGCGGACAGTTAAAGTCATCGCTAAATGGCAAAGAGGTGGCCGTGTATCTACATTAAATGCTGGTTTATCGGAAGCAAAAAATGATTTAGTCATTAATGTTGATGGAGATACTTCATTTGACAACAACATGGCATGGGAAATGGCTAAGCAGTTTTCAGATCCAAACGTTTTAGCCTCTGGAGGTGCACTTCGTGTCCGAAATTGGGATGCTAATTTATTAACCAGAATGCAATCCCTTGAATATATGATGTCCATGCAGACGGGTAAAACCGGAATGAGTAATTGGGGAGTCTTAAACAATATTTCTGGTGCTTTTGGTGCATTTCGGATTGAAGTGATTAAACGAGTTGGTGGTTGGGATACTCATACGGCTGAAGATCTCGATTTAACCATGCGATTAAAACAATATAAAGGACGGCATCCAAATAGTCGTTTAGCATTTACTCCTCATTCTGTTGGCCATACTGATGCTCCAGATACGTTAAAAATATTGTTAATGCAGCGGTTACGATGGGATGGCGATTTACTTTTTCTCTTTTTAAGAAAACATAAACAGGGACTAAGCCCGAGTTTATTAGGTTGGGGCAACTTTGTTTATACATTAGTTTATGGTGTGATTCAAAACGTGGTTCTACCGTTATTAATGGCATTGTTTAGTTTATATGTTTGTTTAAGTTATCCAATTACATTTGTACTCTCAATGCTTTTGTTTATTTATCTCATATACATAACATTTATTGTTTTAACTTTTTCAATTTACATTGGTCTTGTTTCAGAAAGACCTAAAGAAGATATTAAATTATCAATATGGTTACCTCTTTATCCTATATATGCATTTTTTATGAGATTAATAACTGCATTTTCAATGGTGAATGAAATAACCAGAAGAAGTCATGAGGAGTCAAGCATGGCACCTTGGTGGGTACTTAAACGTGGAAAAAGATTTTAA